The Arachis hypogaea cultivar Tifrunner chromosome 19, arahy.Tifrunner.gnm2.J5K5, whole genome shotgun sequence genome has a window encoding:
- the LOC112778983 gene encoding uncharacterized protein, with the protein MRYDGTQDPLEHLTAFEARMNLEGVGDEGSVTQFSDISHAFLAQFTTRIAKAKHPINLLGVTQRAGEPTRKYLDRFNDECLEIDGLTDSVASLCLTNGLLNEDFRKHLTTKPVWTMQEIQRVAKEYINDEEVSRVVAVNKRQPAYNQDRHYEGREKPKEHVRNGDPTKASKPFPRIGKFTNYTPLTAPITEVYQQIAEKGILTKSRPLKGRTGGDKSLYCEYHKGYGHRTQDCFDLKDALEQAIRDGKLADFSHLIREPRRRNRDHEGEDSSRAARQRREPERDDHGLTVVNVVTARNSAPRSKSAQKKDAKVLAVSSSSARSSRVLPSISFGPEDQWFDEIPESPPMVITARVGTGLVKRILVDTGADSNIMFRNVFDALGLRDTDLATHQHGVVGLGDHFIKPDGIISLPTSVWQGQRRRTVMADFVILRDSTAYNIILGRKTINDLGLPLVRSCS; encoded by the exons atgaggtacgatggaacGCAGGACCCCCTGGAGcatctaacggccttcgaggccaggatgaacttagaaggagtaggagatgaG GGCTCGGTGACCCAATTCTCCGACATCAGCCATGCCTTCCTGGCTCAATTCACAACCAGGATCGCAAAAGCCAAGCACCCGATCAATCTGTTAGGGGTGACCCAAAGAGCCGGGGAGCCGACCCGGAAATACTTGGAccgcttcaacgacgaatgcttggaaaTTGACGGTTTGACGGACTCAGTGGCGAGTTTATGCTTGACGAATGGGCTCCTGAATGAGGACTTCAGGAAGCACCTTACTACAAAGCCAGTATGGACGATGCAGGAGATCCAGCGCGTAGCTAAGGAATATATCAACGACGAGGAAGTAAGCCGGGTCGTGGCTGTCAATAAACGGCAGCCCGCCTACAACCAAGATCGGCACTACGAAGGCAGAGAGAAACCAAAGGAACACGTCAGAAACGGCGACCCAACCAAAGCCTCGAAGCCATTCCCCCGAATAGGAAAATTCACCAATTACACCCCCCTCACGGCACCGATCACAGAAGTCTACCAACAGATAGCAGAGAAGGGGATACTGACGAAATCCCGACCTCTGAAGGGCAGGACGGGTGGAGACAAGAGCCTCTACTGCGAATATCATAAGGGATACGGACACAGAACCCAAGACTGCTTCGACCTAAAAGACGCCCTAGAGCAGGCAATCAGGGACGGAAAACTTGCCGATTTCTCCCACCTTATAAGGGAGCCAAGGAGACGCAATCGGGATCATGAAGGCGAAGACAGCTCCCGGGCAGCAAGACAACGCCGAGAACCAGAGAGGGACGACCACGGTCTTACGGTGGTGAACGTAGTAACAGCGAGAAACTCCGCCCCAAGGTCGAAATCAGCACAGAAAAAAGACGCCAAGGTCCTCGCAGTCTCCTCCTCGTCTGCCAGAAGTTCTCGGgtactcccatccatctcctttgGCCCCGAAGACCAGTGGTTCGACGAGATACCGGAAAGtccccccatggtcatcacggccagggTCGGAACCGGCCTCGTCAAGCGGATCCTGGTGGACACGGGGGcagactcgaacatcatgtttcGAAATGTCTTTGATGCTCTGGGATTACGAGATACCGATCTGGCAACCCACCAGCACGGTGTCGTAGGATTGggagaccacttcatcaagccggaTGGAATCATCTCGCTCCCGACCTCCGTGTGGCAAGGGCAAAGGCGAAGGACTGTGATGGCCGATTTTGTAATCTTACGAGATTCCACAGCTTACAACATTATCTTGGGAAGGAAAACCATCAACGACCTGGGGCTGCCATTAGTACGAAGCTGCTCGTGA
- the LOC112778984 gene encoding uncharacterized protein encodes MCLCHGGRKVPGIHDHSERSGSQPREVPSDPPDEEPGLYQRCPTIGGETDGIIPFPRRIGSKSPTLLQSNEKRNSIRMNPRVRGGIQTLQEDPSSAPLTEEALAAVLVREEGKAQQPVYFVSRALQGAELRYSKLEKLALTLLTSSRRLRQYFQGHRIVVRTDQKIRQVLQKPDLAGRMMTWAIKLSQYDLQYEPRHAIKAQAMADFLVEVTGDSPEETGTRWRLHVDGVSNQTSGGVGVILESPAGIIYEQSTKFEFPVSNNQAEYEALLSELILAREVGATKVEVCSDSQVVTSQVNGSYQARDPLLQKYLEKVKEMTSQFQEVTIQHVPRERNTRADLLSKLASTKPGAGNRSLIQGMVKEPTVALHLTESSPSWLDPITNFLELGKLPDDEKAAKTLRREAARYAIIQGQLFRKGLSQPLLKCLHPDQTDYVLREFHEGCCGHHIGGKTLARKLIRAGYYWPSMMKDSREFVRKCVKCQQNANFHKAPASELSLLTTTRPFAQWGVDLLGPFPVGPGQVITRFGIPDVVISDNGTQFTDRKFTEFLTGLKQKFSSVEHPQTNGQVESANKIILLGLKKRLDSKKGAWADEVASVLWSYRTTEQSATGETPFRLTYGVDAVIPVEIGELSPRLLLAGVDEAVEKDLVEETRNMAHLSETALKQRIALRYNAKVLRRDFGERDLVLRRNDVGLPTPGEGKLAANWEGPYRIREVLGKGAYKLERLDGKEIPRTWNAGNLRRFYS; translated from the exons ATGTgcctttgccatggaggccggaaagttcctgggattcatgatCACTCAGAGAGGAGTGGAAGCCAACCCCGAGAAGTGCCAAGCGATcctccagatgaagagcccgggttgtATCAAAGATGTCCAACGATTGGCGGGGAGACTGACGGCATTATCCCGTTTCCTCGGCGCATCGGCAGCAAAAGCCCTACCCTTCTTCAATCTAATGAAAAAAGGAATAGCATTCGAATGAACCCCCGCGTGCGAGGAGGCATTCAAACACTTCAAGAAGATCCTAGCAGCGCCCCCT TAACAGAGGAAGCGCTTGCAGCGGTGCTCGTAAGAGAAGAAGGGAAAGCTCAGCAGCCGGTCTACTTCGTGAGTAGGGCTCTACAAGGAGCCGAGCTGAGGTACAGCAAACTGGAAAAGCTGGCATTGACGCTCCTAACTTCCTCCCGAAGGCTAAGGCAATACTTCCAGGGTCACCGTATAGTCGTAAGGACGGACCAGAAAATTCGCCAAGTACTACAAAAACCTGATTTGGCTggtaggatgatgacctgggccatcaAGCTCTCCCAATACGACTTGCAGTATGAGCCCCGACACGCAATCAAGGCACAGGCAATGGCAGACTTTTTGGTTGAGGTAACGGGTGATTCCCCCGAGGAgacgggcacacggtggaggctccacGTGGACGGGGTctccaaccaaacgtccgggGGAGTAGGGGTCATCTTAGAAAGCCCGGCAGGAATCATCTACGAGCAATCAACCAAGTTCGAGTTTCCCGTGtcgaacaatcaagcggaatatgaagctctcTTAAGCGAACTAATACTAGCGCGGGAAGTCGGGGCAACGAAGGTCGAAGTATGCAGTGACTCACAGGTCGTCACCTCACAGGTaaacggaagctaccaagcccgggACCCTCTCCTACAAAAATACCTGGAAAAGGTTAAAGAAATGACAAGTCAGTTCCAAGAAGTCACGATCCAACACGTcccaagagaaaggaacacacgggcggaCCTCCTGTCCAAACTGGCGAGCACGAAGCCAGGAGCGGGTAACCGGTCTCTCATCCAAGGCATGGTGAAGGAGCCAACGGTCGCCCTCCATTTGACGGAGTCAAGCCCCTCGTGGTTGGACCCCATCACAAACTTCCTGGAACTCGGAAAGTTGCCTGACGATGAGAAAGCGGCCAAAACATTGAGAAGGGAGGCGGCCAGATATGCAATCATACAAGGGCAACTGTTCAGAAAGGGGCTCAGCCAGCCCCTATTGAAGTGCTtgcaccccgaccagacggactatgtACTTAGAGAATTCCACGAGGGATGTTGCGgccaccacatcgggggcaaaaCCCTAGCgaggaagctcatccgagctggaTATTACTGGCCATCAATGATGAAAGACTCGAGGGAATTTGTCAGAAAGTGCGTaaagtgtcaacaaaacgccaacttccacaaggcGCCGGCTTCCGAATTGAGCCTTCTGACGACCACACGACCTTTCgctcaatggggagtcgacctcctaGGACCCTTCCCGGTTGGCCCAGGACAG GTGATAACCCGATTCGGGATCCCGGATGTCGTCATCTCGGATAACGGAACACAATTCACTGATAGGAAATTCACAGAGTTCCTCACCggcctaaaacaaaaattttcctCAGTCGAACACCCCCAGACGAACGGACAAGTAGAGTCCGCAAACAAGATCATCTTACTCGGCCTCAAGAAACGCCTAGACAGCAAGAAAGGCGCATGGGCAGACGAGGTCGCTTCGGTCCTGTGGTCATACCGAACGACCGAGCAAAGCGCTACGGGGGAAACCCCATTTCGCCTAACATACGGGGTCGATGCCGTGATACCTGTCGAAATCGGCGAACTGAGCCCACGGCTACTGCTCGCAGGTGTAGACGAAGCGGTAGAAAAAGACCTGGTAGAGGAAACGAGGAATATGGCCCATTTGTCAGAAACAGCGTtgaaacaaagaatagccctACGCTACAACGCTAAAGTTCTCAGGAGGGATTTCGGGGAAAGAGACCTCGTTCTGCGACGCAACGACGTAGGTCTGCCGACCCctggggaaggaaagctggcggcaaATTGGGAAGGGCCCTACAGAATCAGAGAAGTGCTTGGCAAGGGTGCCTACAAGCTCGAGAGACTTGACGGTAAAGAAATTCCTAGAACATGGAATGCAGGTAACCTGAGGAGGTTCTACTCCTAA
- the LOC112775219 gene encoding alpha-methyl-mannoside-specific lectin precursor, with protein MAISKKILPLLSIATIFLLLLNKAHSLDSLSFSYNNFEQDDERNLILQGDATFSASKGIQLTKVDDNGTPAKSTVGRVLHSTQVRLWEKSTNRLTNFQAQFSFVINSPIDNGADGIAFFIAAPDSEIPKNSAGGTLGLFDPSTAQNPSANQVLAVEFDTFYAQDSNGWDPNYQHIGIDVNSIKSAATTKWERRNGQTLNVLVSYDANSKNLQVTASYPDGQSYQVSYNVDLRDYLPEWGRVGFSAASGQQYQSHELQSWSFTSTLLYTSPHYLKLGRFMI; from the coding sequence ATGGCTATCTCCAAGAAAATCCTCCCTCTTCTCTCCATAGCAACCATCTTCCTCTTGCTCCTAAACAAAGCCCACTCACTAGATTCCCTTTCCTTCAGCTACAACAACTTTGAACAAGACGATGAAAGAAACCTAATCTTGCAAGGTGATGCAACGTTCTCAGCAAGCAAGGGAATCCAACTGACCAAGGTAGACGATAACGGAACCCCTGCAAAGAGCACTGTGGGTCGAGTCTTGCACTCGACCCAGGTGCGCCTCTGGGAGAAAAGCACGAACCGGCTCACAAACTTCCAAGCACAGTTCAGCTTCGTTATCAACTCGCCTATTGACAATGGTGCCGATGGCATAGCCTTCTTCATCGCAGCACCGGATAGCGAAATTCCAAAGAACTCGGCCGGAGGGACCTTAGGGCTCTTTGACCCTTCAACTGCCCAGAACCCTTCGGCCAACCAAGTTCTCGCCGTGGAATTTGACACCTTCTATGCTCAAGACTCCAATGGTTGGGACCCCAATTACCAACACATCGGAATTGATGTGAACTCTATTAAATCCGCTGCAACCACCAAGTGGGAGAGGAGAAATGGCCAAACCCTAAATGTTCTCGTAAGCTATGATGCTAACTCTAAAAACCTACAAGTGACTGCTAGCTACCCTGATGGTCAAAGTTATCAGGTATCTTATAACGTTGACTTGAGGGACTATCTTCCAGAATGGGGTAGGGTTGGATTCTCAGCTGCTTCGGGACAACAATACCAATCTCATGAGCTTCAATCTTGGTCCTTCACCTCAACCTTGTTGTACACTTCACCCCACTACCTTAAACTTGGACGCTTCATGATATGA